In Phaseolus vulgaris cultivar G19833 chromosome 3, P. vulgaris v2.0, whole genome shotgun sequence, the sequence ACTTCAACAGAGGTGAAGGAAATATGGGATAAAGTTGCTCGAAATTATGCAAATAAATCGCCAAAGTATCTACTTTGGTTAGTGTTCTTCAAACAAATACTTTGCTTAGTGTTCTTCAAACAAAATAAGTTTGTTTAGTGAAACATTTCatcattttatatttcaaattttataattattagtttGTTAAGACACTTTGTattgtatttgaattttgtttcattaaatgttttctttctatatttagatattttgaatatttataatatcaCATTGataaaattagattaaatttttttcacattcattgttatttattataacctcttatagtttaaaaaatatttttatcatcataattttgaatatatatgtCAACTTCATAAAGTTGGCTtgggaaaaattaaaattggaacattacatacagattttaaTCTATATGTAAATACATAAGACaattatatacaaaaaaatatgtatgtaattatatacggattttacatacggatatatccgtatgtaatttaCATATGGATTTATGTAACAGTTACCTATGACAGTTTtacatatgaattttttttgtatgtaaTTCGTATGTAACTATgttttacatacaaatttgGTGTCTTATATACATATTTGTGTTGTATGTAATACcgaattttcttgtagtgtttgtgTCTTTTATGAGAATAAATCTTGAAGTACATATGTTTTAGGtaattataattgaaaatttatattttaaactattctaacaatacattttttttcacaaGAATAGAATTGAAATATATACACTATTGGTCTAATTTTTTACCATGATCAATTATTTTGTTGCAAATacacaattttacattttatttattttaggttAATGTGATTACGCGAAGAATAAACATATAGAAGAAGAAAGTAGAATTCAAAAGATGATTAAGGAGTGCtaacaaaaagaataaaaagaggaacaaattagaagtatatttagaggaaatTTTACAAAGGGAAGATTGAAGataattgaagaaaaaatttAGAAGCAAAATTAGTTGTAATTTTTTAGAAGATTCTAgaatattttagaatattaaaaaatactaaagggTGGATAACAAAAAAATCGAAAGACACATTTAGAAGAATACTTTCCTTCAATATTTCACTTACAAGCACACTTTATGGTTGTAACTTCTTATACATGTGATAAGTACTTGTAAAGCTTGTAATTACTTCACATGACTTTTAAGTGTCTTGGATATTCCAAACacacaaacaaaaaatagaaagtTAACTTTGTACTAATCATAAAATTAGAGATACATTAGGTGTAATCAGTAGCTTAATCATTAATTTATTGTAATCATTAAGGCTTGTgttcataataatataatagttaCTTTGTCATCACAGTTAGGGTTTTCTAATTTTGTGGTCACAATATTTTCACTCATTATTCATAAGTTTGGATGAATTATAAAACTTATATATAAAGACTTCCTCTCttgtaaaaacttattttgtGAGAATATTTTGAGAGTgtgaaaattttatttgattCTTATCTTGAAAAAATTCTTCAAGTAGTAAATCATTCTTGCACTTAtctattaaattgtttttaaagatGGTGTGTTCTTAACATTTCCTAATCTTAACCCATTTTCTACTTTAATTTGTGATATTGttcttgtttttctctttgtttttcATGAATATCACAAACTTTCCTTCTTTTCCTATTGAGGATGATTCCTCGACATTTTCTTGAATTGCTACATCCATCCACTTTTTCACTCTCGGGATAtcatttaatgtattttttgaaataataaataataaatttaatgttatttatatttttttaataaaaaataaataaattattagaatgTTATTTATATGTTAGATACAAGTAGAGTCAATAGATCCTAAAGTCAATAAGGATAAAGCAATCAAAGATGGTATACCATTAAAACTAAATGTGACTATAAATCAAAACCACATTTTAATTCTATGtactttaaataataaaatacaataataacccgtctttataaatttaatagtttaaaattatgataaatcaaatgtatatttaacaaaatttaaaattttaattacaattattaattttgtaatcaattattactattattattaataataagtttaattgagtcacttttaaaatatttttgttatattgaGTGCTAAAAAAACACTTTCATCTAAATATCCTGGCATTTGATTTTGTCATCAACGATGACATGATCTCGTATGTTTATCTTCAACTTGTGGATCAACTCATACATTCTTTCTCTAATTTCCTCTAATTCATTGATAAATTTGTGCTTGGAAATGGAATGAGCAAGTTTACTAACAAGTTGAAGGTAATTGGAGAAAGAGATAATTGATAAGTGAGTTAGAGATTAGAAGACAAAAGTAACAATCAATTCATCCCAttgatcaaaataaaaaaagatttgAAGCACTCAATATAATGAAATTTCtaataaacaatttaattgaaaatattcaaatttataagttacttaaacataattaaaatttattgttattctttatcttttaaaatacattatttcaCTTTAGAAGAATCAAATCCCAAAATTTCAACATATAAGTCAAAATTAGCCAAAGGTATATATTTGAGAATATGAACGATAAAAAAGAAAGGTTGAGATACAAGTAAAAGaggattaaattttttatatggaTGGACTAACTCTAATTTTTCATCTAAAACAACACTTAAGAATTTAATCAAATCCTTACACTTGCacgaaaaataataattaagaaataGAGCTCAAacttgaaaagaaaatataattatttattcataCTTAAACCCTTATTCATAAGAagtaaaaaataagaaacatgTTCTCATCCTCTAAATGGAATGAATAGAGTGGTGTTGCATTATCTATGAGTAACAATTTGTAACTATTTTAGagaaattagatttttttactGGCAAGTGATAAGGAAAGTAAAACTACTCCAAGAAATCCATTTAAGTATGTAAAACGTTTCCATATTCCTAAACTCTACTGAGCCTAAAGCCTCTACATCATATGGCGTTAGATAGGTTGAATCTCCACCAATCTTTCATACACCAAAATTTTATTAACTTGTATACATAttcttacactacaagaaaatcattaaataataactaaatttaaagataaaaataattaattactatattaactaaattatattaatttagagactaaacaaTTATTGATATCAAATacagtttctattattgataaaatattataaaataatttttaaattagtatctaaattagctatcaaaattttaactactaatattttagattctaaattagtctctaaaagattaATAGAGACTCATTTAGAACATaagtaattagtagttaaaatcttggtagctaatagttaaatatcaatttaaaaactattttataaatttttattaataatataaactactttagatcttaataatttttttttttaatttttaaaatgatttctaaattagtcaacatagtgattaattattttggtctctaaaattagtttctatttaacaaattttttattggagtgttaattataaaattttctcATGGTTTGTTTAAAAATCTGAATCTAACCCAGTTTATAACTTTACCTGCAAAGATATGAAAATAAGCCTGAATATACTCTCTAGTCTTCAAAGAAATAAATGCATTTCTTATGAAATCATAAATCTACACACGAAACAACATTGAATGCACATcaaacaataatttattatttgtaatataGACCACATATATTGTTAAGGACCCCAAGGTAGCCCAAGATGAAAGGGAGATCAGATAAAGATCACACATATTTATTCACACAAACTAACTCAATAATAAACTAACACAATTAAATGACAACAATATTATTCGAACATGAAACAATGAACAAGTTCAAAGATTTAATCTTCATTCAACTGTGATTTGGATTATTTATTCTACTACGAGATAATTATATCACCTATAATACAATGATCAACTCTCAATAATAGTTCAATTTATAATCAAATTCGTAATCAAACTCTAATACCAATTATTGAATCGAGTTTTTACTATTAAGATATAAACTACAACTGGTCGTTAATAAACATTACAActcttttcaattaaaaatacctttgtcaTGTAACTATTTATGCAACCTAAAATATCAACCATAATTATTTACATTCATAAAATACTTACCACTAAAATTATGAATGAAAATTTATGCAAAGTATGTTATTTATAGCATGAAAGTTATCCACCTGCATGACACTTCTTAATGTATCAACCAATAAGTATCtcctaacatttttttatttatttcttttgcattatttttaattaaaagtgtGCTGtggtaattttaaaataataaaaattatttcaaaatatgtgcaatgcatattttcaaagattacttttaaaataaaaaattgtaaatatttacaaatataaaaacgaggagattttataaatttaaatggtgtgttttcaattttatttataaaaaataataataattttttaaaattgtgtctTTTCAATTCGTATAAAAATTTGCAAATATTTTTTGAGCaactttttgtaaaaaaaaagcaaaaaaaaaataatgtttttctaatagtgtattccttttgttttatatttttttaaagtaaaagctgtcatgatttttttaaaatattaaagtgtgattaataaaaaaattaacaatatattttttataaatttacttttaataacattttaaaaatatatactttgCATTAAGTTAGTTTCACCTATATggtaacatttattttaaaatgttaaaatatcatatttatattaattatagtaatatttgttttgaaaaaatatatctactgacatttttaataaatgtaCCTAAAGAAAATGTCAAATGGTGTAGTGTCAGACAAAACTATAATTTTAGTTGCTACAGTAGGAAGTTGAGTTTATATTGAACATATTATTTCTATTCATTCAACTTTCTACCCATCTAAACCAtgtaaaaatattgaaataactACGTAAAGATTAAATATTCAACATTCATACATACAAATACAGAGTCCAAAGAATAATGAATTGGAAAAATGAATGGACATGGAGCACCTCCTTCCTTATCAATACCAGGGAAGTTTGAACTCTTTTCTCCTACTATATACAATATCAACTCCACTAGGCCACTGGAGCAAAGGCACTTTTTTTAGCAATATGATCTTCAAGTCCACAATCCATCAGCTTCAAGGGAATATCATGATGATGGGTTCAGTTCAATTAGCCAACATCTTCACGGCCATGTTGTTGAACAACCCGAGAACGATTAACCTGTCTTCTGTTATCAGCTGGTTTTTCATTGGCTGCTTCAATTTGTTCCAGTCTTTCAAGAACTTCTTTCATTGATGGTCTCACTTTGGGTTCTGTTTGGATGCATTTGAGAGCTAGTTGAACCATTTGTAATGCTAAGTTGGAAGGATACTTTCCTTCCAACTTTGCATCCATAGTGCTTCTTAAAAAGCCTCTGTTTAGAAGATTTCTTTTGACCCAATCCCTCAGGGACGTTGCCTCACATAGTTTCATTATACCAGTAATCCTCTTGCCTGTCAGCAACTCCACCAAAAGAATTCCAAATCCATACACATCACTTTTCACGTACAAACGGCCTACACGATTCACATGATGAGTTACACAAGAGGTTTATGAAGGGAAATTAAGAGAAAAGTTGTTGATAATACCTGTTACAATGTACTCAGGAGCAGCATAGCCGTATGTTCCCACAACCTGTGTTGATACGTGACTTTGATCAGGCGAAGCAACagacttggctaagccaaaatcTGATAACTTAGCCGCATATGTCTGTTAAAAAAGCAAAAATTAGAAAGATTTTTCTTGCATTACCATGAATACTTCAATAGCTTGCATGATCCAAGtttgagaaataatttttttcttcattttcaagaTGATTCCATGCCCCAACGATAAAATGAAACTTACTGAGTCGAGTAGGATATTTGAGGGTTTCAAATCTCTATATATAATCGGAATCTCCAAGCTGTGAAGGAAATGCAACCCCCTAGCTGCTCCAATCATAATTTTTAGCCTTGTGTCCCAAGAAAGTGGCCGAACATTTGCTCCTCCTGCAGAAGCAAAATAAAGTGCCTAGATCAGTGAAAATTAGCAATCCATTTTCCCAAATTGGTGCATGTCCTCGGATTTAACAATGCGATGAACAGCATCAGCTCTTACTTCCAAATAGGTGGTTATCCAAGCTGCCACGAGGCATAAATTCATATACCAGAAACAGTTTACCATCATGCCTCCCAAATCCCAACAATTTAACGAGGTTGGGATGAGAAAGCCTCCCTAAGAAATTAATCTCTGACTGCACAGAAAAGAGCATTAATATCAGTATAAATATGTAATATTAGTCATATACCAGTAAAAGGTTTTACCCCTAATTTTGAAGTGTCATTAATTCCAATACCTGCCATTCCACAAATCCTTGCTTGCTTTCAGAATTCAACTTCTTGATGGCAATAGCCAACCCCTCACCTCTAATCAAACCCTTGTATACTTTACCAAATCCCCCCTCCCCCAACAGAGAGTCAGCTCTAAAATTTCTGGTGGCTGCTTTCAGATCTGCCAAAGTAAATTCTCTCAAATCTGCAACATCCAAGATTTGCCCCCTCTCCTCTTCATCCCTGACTCGAGAAGCTTGGCTATTCTCAGAGCCCCATAAGGATGTGCTAGTGTTATTGCCTGTTGAGTAGTTATTACTACTACTTGGTCCAAAGAACCTGCTGATTCCTCCAGAGTGGCTGCTATGCCCAAGAGAAGTAGAATTACTATTCTGTATTAACCTTTTGTTGCTTAGACCAGCAGAAAACTGAATACTCCCCGGATCATCTTaacatgaaagaaaaaaaaatgtcatgtGAAGCAATAAAACCTGAACAGCCAAGGAGTGTCTTCTATGTTTCAAATTATATTAGGAATTGGGGATAGACTGGCTGCAAGTTCAGGTTGACTTTTCTACTTGACCTGATGAATTGTctttaataatgataaaatgatTATGCACTTATACTAGCAACCAAAGCAATAACAGGAAAACCACCAGGAAAAacatgttttttcttctttcttggaATATTTGATATCATAAGCATGAACAAACACATATTTTAGCATGAAGCGTTTCTATAATGTTAAGAATTAAACAAGAAGAGTGTTGTTGGTTTACCTGGTCGATTGTTGGGGTTGGGGGCAGTACTGGAGTTTCGATGATCGACAGCAGAACCTAATTGAAAACTCCAACAGTTCCCCATTAAGTTGTTTCTGCTGTTAACTTGGCAGAAAGGCAGagaaagaatgagaaagaaatTCTGAGAGGCGTGTTTGAGTTGGTTTAATAGTGACATAAGTGAAAAGAGTACAAAGAAAATATTACTTCCCACGTGTTCTTTTAACAGCACTCTCTGTCACAGTAACAGTTGTACCTTACTACTTGTATGTGTCGGAAACTAAGGAAGTTTCCAAGAATACTCCAAGAAAATGCAGCGGTCATCGTGTGAACTGAAAATTGTTTTCTATCTGATGTTGGCTAGTGACATAGGTAGCTTGTTACTTAAGTTTTCAGCATGGccgaaaaaatattaaagaggAGAATTGTATGTAGACATAATTTACAATTTGTGGGGATTTCAGGAGATTGATTTGAGATTATTTATGTTAATTCTGTTTAGGTGATTTGGgaggatttgtgatattcataGAGAAAGATtttaaagtgaaaatgaaatgTCAGATGAGGAGAAAGGGGTGAATTTATGAAAATTGTTTGATAGATTACTAATATAGTCCTAAATCTAAcatctaattttttataattattattacattaataaataattttttttaaaataactattttcattttttcaactaatttttaactaaaaaccatttatatttttaaaaatatacctAAGGACAAGATAAGTTTGAGTTAAAAACAACCATGAAACTAATTagatatatcaataaattttttactcaAATATATATCATTCACTTCATATTTCATTCACTTTCTCTTCAAATCACTACAAACCAATTTTCCACTTTTAACACCTATCTATAGAACACgaatttaataaaatagttcATAATTAGTTGAACTAAAAATGAGTCAACTTAACTCGACTTATATTTTAGTAAACcaaaaaatttataatcaaACTCAACATATTATGAGTTGGTAAGTTGATTCAGTTAAGCATGTTTTATTTCccaacaatttattttatatgtttattataGTACAATTAAAGTGGATTGAGTTGACTCGTATTTATAGTAGTAGAATTAAAATGTTCACCTATTTCACCAAGAATTATTACAAAGGTAAATAAAAACATAGTATCAACCTATATAGTTAGACAAATAAATTAATCATCCaaattcaaatcaaattattgaacaacattctattttttaaaaagacaaATTCTTAGcctatataattaaaaataaataattataataaaaataataataaagaatagaAAGTTATTGTTGGTGGATTAGGAATTAACCTACCTCCAATCCGCCTCGAACATGTTTATCTCACATGTGAACCAATTCAGTTTCACCtccatttaaaaaattacttttttttttaacttaactCGCATTTGGAGGTACTAAAATTGACATACGGACTTAAATCAatcttgaaatttaaattattgagtGAAATaccatttatttattgttgagatAAAGAAAGTAGTGACGGAACTGTAGAAAAGAATTGTAATGGCATGTAATTGACTAATGAGTTGTTGTGGACCACATCAACAAGTTcacagaaaattaaagaaattatttttttgcaaACAAAATGGTATTTGAGTTGCATTACATCATACCTTACGGCAGTTTGGTTCAATTTGTCAAAAAGATTTGCTGGCAAAACTTTTGCTTTTATCTCTTTTCTTGTACTTCAATCTTCTAGATAAACTCAATTCCAATTATATGTTATCAGCAATCAATTATGAGTGATTATGCATTCTCTTgcaaaatttctttaaaatatttataatactttatacaaaattattaaggaaaataattgtaattttatagaataaaaatttagtttttttataataatgataataataatagtgtCAAATTCACATTTAACTAAAATCAATCTTATAAATTACCAAAACTAAAAAACTATGGACAAGCATGCAACTCATAAAGCAGCACAACTTTTGCTGTCTAGTTAACTGTGTATgctgttaaaaaaataaataaataattgataatgagtttataaatatatttttaatcaatttaatgGAACTTAGTTTCTCTACCATATcaaagaaaatcaaaattatcttttaacaGTTTCTGTGTACATCAGTGATACgatctaaaaaataatatcacaattaTTTTTTGGGAAGGTAATTTAATTGCATCAAAAAGATATAAATGAATCTTCATTAAACCGAATAAACTAAAACAATCCTTTTCAAATCAAGCCAGAAAATACAGTTTATCTAACCAAATAAAACTGTTCCTTAAGCTAAGTGTACTGTGTTCCAAAACTCTAACTGAACTATTAGTGACTACTGAGCCGAACCATAGAAGGGCCACGAGGTACAAATAGAAAAAGCTCACGTGGATAAGAGGGGTTTCAGGCTTCGGAGTTTAAGAAATGTTGTTGAACTGTGTTGTAAGCTTTCATTTGGAATGTAGGTGAAAAAGATTGCTAGAAGAAAAGAGACGATTCCCATTGATGAAAGAAAATGAAGACAACGGAGTACGGAGACAAATTGCAATGCTGGGTTTGAAAGGGAGTTCTTCGAATTGAACTCGTGAATGATATAGTTCAAAACCATGTAATAAAAGTAAACTGATACTTTATGATATTTTAACTCCATTCAATGTGCCTCATGATTGACTAATACTTTATGAACAACTCCAGTCTTCATATTTAGTATtctaaaaacacaaattaagaaatgagttaacaaaaagttttaattaaaaataaaccgCATGAAACTATGGTAATAGCTCATTTATAACACTTCCTCT encodes:
- the LOC137807282 gene encoding probable serine/threonine-protein kinase PIX13: MSLLNQLKHASQNFFLILSLPFCQVNSRNNLMGNCWSFQLGSAVDHRNSSTAPNPNNRPDDPGSIQFSAGLSNKRLIQNSNSTSLGHSSHSGGISRFFGPSSSNNYSTGNNTSTSLWGSENSQASRVRDEEERGQILDVADLREFTLADLKAATRNFRADSLLGEGGFGKVYKGLIRGEGLAIAIKKLNSESKQGFVEWQSEINFLGRLSHPNLVKLLGFGRHDGKLFLVYEFMPRGSLDNHLFGRGANVRPLSWDTRLKIMIGAARGLHFLHSLEIPIIYRDLKPSNILLDSTYAAKLSDFGLAKSVASPDQSHVSTQVVGTYGYAAPEYIVTGRLYVKSDVYGFGILLVELLTGKRITGIMKLCEATSLRDWVKRNLLNRGFLRSTMDAKLEGKYPSNLALQMVQLALKCIQTEPKVRPSMKEVLERLEQIEAANEKPADNRRQVNRSRVVQQHGREDVG